The Macaca nemestrina isolate mMacNem1 chromosome 12, mMacNem.hap1, whole genome shotgun sequence genome contains a region encoding:
- the LOC105469429 gene encoding bestrophin-1 isoform X4, giving the protein MTITYTSQVANARLGSFSRLLLCWRGSIYKLLYGEFFIFLLCYYIIRFIYRLALTEEQQLMFEKLTLYCDSYIQLIPISFVLGFYVTLVVTRWWNQYENLPWPDRLMSLVSGFVEGKDEQGRLLRRTLIRYANLGNVLILRSVSTAVYKRFPSAQHLVQAGFMTPAEHKQLEKLSLPHNMFWVPWVWFANLSMKAWLGGRIRDPILLQSLLNVAEQLINPFGEDDDDFETNWIVDRNLQVSLLAVDEMHQDLPRMEPDMYWNEPEPHPPYTAASAQFRRASFMGSTFNISLNKEEMEFQPNQEDKEDAHTGIIGRFLGLQSHDHHPPGANSRTKLLWPKRESLLHEGLPKNHKAVKQNVRGLEDNKAWKLKAVDAFKSAPLYQRPGYYSAPQTPLSPTPMFFPPEPSVLSKLHSVTGIDTKDKSLKTVSSGAKNSSELLSGSDGALMEHPEVSHVRRKTVEFNLTDMPEIPENHLKEPLELSTTNIHATLKDHVDPYWALENRDEAHS; this is encoded by the exons ATGACCATCACCTACACGAGCCAAGTGGCTAATGCCCGCTTAGGCTCCTTCTCCCGCCTGCTGCTGTGCTGGCGGGGCAGCATCTACAAGCTGCTGTATGGCGAGTTCTTCATCTTCCTGCTCTGCTACTACATCATCCGCTTTATTTATAG GCTGGCCCTCACAGAAGAGCAACAGCTGATGTTTGAGAAGCTGACTCTGTATTGCGACAGCTACATCCAGCTCATCCCCATTTCCTTCGTGCTGG GCTTCTACGTGACGCTGGTCGTGACCCGCTGGTGGAACCAGTACGAGAACCTGCCGTGGCCCGACCGCCTCATGAGCTTGGTGTCGGGCTTCGTCGAAGGCAAGGACGAGCAAGGCCGGCTGCTGCGGCGCACGCTCATCCGCTacgccaacctgggcaacgtgcTCATCTTGCGCAGCGTCAGCACCGCGGTCTACAAGCGCTTCCCCAGCGCCCAGCACCTGGTGCAGGCAG GCTTTATGACCCCGGCAGAACACAAGCAGTTGGAGAAGCTGAGCTTACCACACAACATGTTCTGGGTGCCCTGGGTGTGGTTTGCCAACCTGTCAATGAAGGCGTGGCTTGGAGGTCGAATCCGGGACCCTATCCTGCTCCAGAGCCTGCTGAAC GTGGCAGAGCAGCTCATCAACCCGTTTGGAGAGGACGATGATGATTTTGAGACCAACTGGATTGTCGACAGGAATTTGCAG GTGTCCCTGCTGGCTGTGGATGAGATGCACCAGGACCTGCCTCGGATGGAGCCAGACATGTACTGGAATGAGCCTGAGCCACACCCCCCCTACACAGCTGCTTCCGCCCAGTTCCGTCGAGCCTCCTTTATGGGCTCCACCTTCAACATCAG CCTGAACAAAgaggagatggagtttcagcCCAATCAGGAGGACAAAGAGGACGCTCACACTGGCATCATTGGCCGCTTCCTAGGGCTGCAGTCCCATGATCACCATCCTCCCGGGGCAAACTCAAGGACCAAACTACTGTGGCCCAAGAGGGAATCCCTTCTCCACGAGGGCCTGCCCAAAAACCACAAGGCAGTCAAACAGAACGTTAGGGGCCTGGAAGACAACAAGGCCTGGAAGCTTAAGGCTGTAGATGCCTTCAAGTCTGCCCCACTGTATCAGAGGCCAGGCTACTACAGTGCCCCACAGACGCCCCTCAGCCCCACTCCCATGTTCTTCCCCCCAGAACCATCAGTGCTGTCAAAGCTTCACAGTGTCACAGGCATAGACACCAAAGACAAAAGCCTAAAGACTGTGAGTTCTGGGGCCAAGAACAGTTCTGAATTGCTCTCAGGGAGCGATGGGGCCTTGATGGAGCACCCAGAAGTATCTCACGTGAGGAGGAAAACCGTGGAGTTTAACCTGACGGATATGCCAGAGATCCCCGAAAATCATCTCAAAGAACCTTTGGAACTATCAACAACCAACATACATGCTACACTAAAAGATCACGTGGATCCTTATTGGGCCTTGGAAAACAG GGATGAAGCACATTCCTAA
- the LOC105469429 gene encoding bestrophin-1 isoform X2 has product MTITYTSQVANARLGSFSRLLLCWRGSIYKLLYGEFFIFLLCYYIIRFIYRLALTEEQQLMFEKLTLYCDSYIQLIPISFVLGFYVTLVVTRWWNQYENLPWPDRLMSLVSGFVEGKDEQGRLLRRTLIRYANLGNVLILRSVSTAVYKRFPSAQHLVQAGFMTPAEHKQLEKLSLPHNMFWVPWVWFANLSMKAWLGGRIRDPILLQSLLNVVTVAVYSFFLTCLVGRQFLNPAKAYPGHELDLVVPVFTFLQFFFYVGWLKVAEQLINPFGEDDDDFETNWIVDRNLQVSLLAVDEMHQDLPRMEPDMYWNEPEPHPPYTAASAQFRRASFMGSTFNISLNKEEMEFQPNQEDKEDAHTGIIGRFLGLQSHDHHPPGANSRTKLLWPKRESLLHEGLPKNHKAVKQNVRGLEDNKAWKLKAVDAFKSAPLYQRPGYYSAPQTPLSPTPMFFPPEPSVLSKLHSVTGIDTKDKSLKTVSSGAKNSSELLSGSDGALMEHPEVSHVRRKTVEFNLTDMPEIPENHLKEPLELSTTNIHATLKDHVDPYWALENRDEAHS; this is encoded by the exons ATGACCATCACCTACACGAGCCAAGTGGCTAATGCCCGCTTAGGCTCCTTCTCCCGCCTGCTGCTGTGCTGGCGGGGCAGCATCTACAAGCTGCTGTATGGCGAGTTCTTCATCTTCCTGCTCTGCTACTACATCATCCGCTTTATTTATAG GCTGGCCCTCACAGAAGAGCAACAGCTGATGTTTGAGAAGCTGACTCTGTATTGCGACAGCTACATCCAGCTCATCCCCATTTCCTTCGTGCTGG GCTTCTACGTGACGCTGGTCGTGACCCGCTGGTGGAACCAGTACGAGAACCTGCCGTGGCCCGACCGCCTCATGAGCTTGGTGTCGGGCTTCGTCGAAGGCAAGGACGAGCAAGGCCGGCTGCTGCGGCGCACGCTCATCCGCTacgccaacctgggcaacgtgcTCATCTTGCGCAGCGTCAGCACCGCGGTCTACAAGCGCTTCCCCAGCGCCCAGCACCTGGTGCAGGCAG GCTTTATGACCCCGGCAGAACACAAGCAGTTGGAGAAGCTGAGCTTACCACACAACATGTTCTGGGTGCCCTGGGTGTGGTTTGCCAACCTGTCAATGAAGGCGTGGCTTGGAGGTCGAATCCGGGACCCTATCCTGCTCCAGAGCCTGCTGAAC GTGGTGACTGTGGCGGTATACAGCTTCTTCCTGACTTGTCTAGTTGGGCGGCAGTTTCTGAACCCGGCCAAGGCCTACCCTGGCCATGAGCTGGACCTCGTTGTGCCCGTCTTCACATTCCTGCAGTTCTTCTTCTATGTTGGCTGGTTGAAG GTGGCAGAGCAGCTCATCAACCCGTTTGGAGAGGACGATGATGATTTTGAGACCAACTGGATTGTCGACAGGAATTTGCAG GTGTCCCTGCTGGCTGTGGATGAGATGCACCAGGACCTGCCTCGGATGGAGCCAGACATGTACTGGAATGAGCCTGAGCCACACCCCCCCTACACAGCTGCTTCCGCCCAGTTCCGTCGAGCCTCCTTTATGGGCTCCACCTTCAACATCAG CCTGAACAAAgaggagatggagtttcagcCCAATCAGGAGGACAAAGAGGACGCTCACACTGGCATCATTGGCCGCTTCCTAGGGCTGCAGTCCCATGATCACCATCCTCCCGGGGCAAACTCAAGGACCAAACTACTGTGGCCCAAGAGGGAATCCCTTCTCCACGAGGGCCTGCCCAAAAACCACAAGGCAGTCAAACAGAACGTTAGGGGCCTGGAAGACAACAAGGCCTGGAAGCTTAAGGCTGTAGATGCCTTCAAGTCTGCCCCACTGTATCAGAGGCCAGGCTACTACAGTGCCCCACAGACGCCCCTCAGCCCCACTCCCATGTTCTTCCCCCCAGAACCATCAGTGCTGTCAAAGCTTCACAGTGTCACAGGCATAGACACCAAAGACAAAAGCCTAAAGACTGTGAGTTCTGGGGCCAAGAACAGTTCTGAATTGCTCTCAGGGAGCGATGGGGCCTTGATGGAGCACCCAGAAGTATCTCACGTGAGGAGGAAAACCGTGGAGTTTAACCTGACGGATATGCCAGAGATCCCCGAAAATCATCTCAAAGAACCTTTGGAACTATCAACAACCAACATACATGCTACACTAAAAGATCACGTGGATCCTTATTGGGCCTTGGAAAACAG GGATGAAGCACATTCCTAA
- the LOC105469429 gene encoding bestrophin-1 isoform X1, whose product MTITYTSQVANARLGSFSRLLLCWRGSIYKLLYGEFFIFLLCYYIIRFIYRLALTEEQQLMFEKLTLYCDSYIQLIPISFVLGFYVTLVVTRWWNQYENLPWPDRLMSLVSGFVEGKDEQGRLLRRTLIRYANLGNVLILRSVSTAVYKRFPSAQHLVQAGFMTPAEHKQLEKLSLPHNMFWVPWVWFANLSMKAWLGGRIRDPILLQSLLNEMNTLRTQCGHLYAYDWISIPLVYTQVVTVAVYSFFLTCLVGRQFLNPAKAYPGHELDLVVPVFTFLQFFFYVGWLKVAEQLINPFGEDDDDFETNWIVDRNLQVSLLAVDEMHQDLPRMEPDMYWNEPEPHPPYTAASAQFRRASFMGSTFNISLNKEEMEFQPNQEDKEDAHTGIIGRFLGLQSHDHHPPGANSRTKLLWPKRESLLHEGLPKNHKAVKQNVRGLEDNKAWKLKAVDAFKSAPLYQRPGYYSAPQTPLSPTPMFFPPEPSVLSKLHSVTGIDTKDKSLKTVSSGAKNSSELLSGSDGALMEHPEVSHVRRKTVEFNLTDMPEIPENHLKEPLELSTTNIHATLKDHVDPYWALENRDEAHS is encoded by the exons ATGACCATCACCTACACGAGCCAAGTGGCTAATGCCCGCTTAGGCTCCTTCTCCCGCCTGCTGCTGTGCTGGCGGGGCAGCATCTACAAGCTGCTGTATGGCGAGTTCTTCATCTTCCTGCTCTGCTACTACATCATCCGCTTTATTTATAG GCTGGCCCTCACAGAAGAGCAACAGCTGATGTTTGAGAAGCTGACTCTGTATTGCGACAGCTACATCCAGCTCATCCCCATTTCCTTCGTGCTGG GCTTCTACGTGACGCTGGTCGTGACCCGCTGGTGGAACCAGTACGAGAACCTGCCGTGGCCCGACCGCCTCATGAGCTTGGTGTCGGGCTTCGTCGAAGGCAAGGACGAGCAAGGCCGGCTGCTGCGGCGCACGCTCATCCGCTacgccaacctgggcaacgtgcTCATCTTGCGCAGCGTCAGCACCGCGGTCTACAAGCGCTTCCCCAGCGCCCAGCACCTGGTGCAGGCAG GCTTTATGACCCCGGCAGAACACAAGCAGTTGGAGAAGCTGAGCTTACCACACAACATGTTCTGGGTGCCCTGGGTGTGGTTTGCCAACCTGTCAATGAAGGCGTGGCTTGGAGGTCGAATCCGGGACCCTATCCTGCTCCAGAGCCTGCTGAAC GAGATGAACACCTTGCGCACTCAGTGTGGACACCTGTATGCCTACGACTGGATTAGTATCCCACTGGTGTATACACAG GTGGTGACTGTGGCGGTATACAGCTTCTTCCTGACTTGTCTAGTTGGGCGGCAGTTTCTGAACCCGGCCAAGGCCTACCCTGGCCATGAGCTGGACCTCGTTGTGCCCGTCTTCACATTCCTGCAGTTCTTCTTCTATGTTGGCTGGTTGAAG GTGGCAGAGCAGCTCATCAACCCGTTTGGAGAGGACGATGATGATTTTGAGACCAACTGGATTGTCGACAGGAATTTGCAG GTGTCCCTGCTGGCTGTGGATGAGATGCACCAGGACCTGCCTCGGATGGAGCCAGACATGTACTGGAATGAGCCTGAGCCACACCCCCCCTACACAGCTGCTTCCGCCCAGTTCCGTCGAGCCTCCTTTATGGGCTCCACCTTCAACATCAG CCTGAACAAAgaggagatggagtttcagcCCAATCAGGAGGACAAAGAGGACGCTCACACTGGCATCATTGGCCGCTTCCTAGGGCTGCAGTCCCATGATCACCATCCTCCCGGGGCAAACTCAAGGACCAAACTACTGTGGCCCAAGAGGGAATCCCTTCTCCACGAGGGCCTGCCCAAAAACCACAAGGCAGTCAAACAGAACGTTAGGGGCCTGGAAGACAACAAGGCCTGGAAGCTTAAGGCTGTAGATGCCTTCAAGTCTGCCCCACTGTATCAGAGGCCAGGCTACTACAGTGCCCCACAGACGCCCCTCAGCCCCACTCCCATGTTCTTCCCCCCAGAACCATCAGTGCTGTCAAAGCTTCACAGTGTCACAGGCATAGACACCAAAGACAAAAGCCTAAAGACTGTGAGTTCTGGGGCCAAGAACAGTTCTGAATTGCTCTCAGGGAGCGATGGGGCCTTGATGGAGCACCCAGAAGTATCTCACGTGAGGAGGAAAACCGTGGAGTTTAACCTGACGGATATGCCAGAGATCCCCGAAAATCATCTCAAAGAACCTTTGGAACTATCAACAACCAACATACATGCTACACTAAAAGATCACGTGGATCCTTATTGGGCCTTGGAAAACAG GGATGAAGCACATTCCTAA
- the LOC105469429 gene encoding bestrophin-1 isoform X6, with protein MSLVSGFVEGKDEQGRLLRRTLIRYANLGNVLILRSVSTAVYKRFPSAQHLVQAGFMTPAEHKQLEKLSLPHNMFWVPWVWFANLSMKAWLGGRIRDPILLQSLLNEMNTLRTQCGHLYAYDWISIPLVYTQVVTVAVYSFFLTCLVGRQFLNPAKAYPGHELDLVVPVFTFLQFFFYVGWLKVAEQLINPFGEDDDDFETNWIVDRNLQVSLLAVDEMHQDLPRMEPDMYWNEPEPHPPYTAASAQFRRASFMGSTFNISLNKEEMEFQPNQEDKEDAHTGIIGRFLGLQSHDHHPPGANSRTKLLWPKRESLLHEGLPKNHKAVKQNVRGLEDNKAWKLKAVDAFKSAPLYQRPGYYSAPQTPLSPTPMFFPPEPSVLSKLHSVTGIDTKDKSLKTVSSGAKNSSELLSGSDGALMEHPEVSHVRRKTVEFNLTDMPEIPENHLKEPLELSTTNIHATLKDHVDPYWALENRDEAHS; from the exons ATGAGCTTGGTGTCGGGCTTCGTCGAAGGCAAGGACGAGCAAGGCCGGCTGCTGCGGCGCACGCTCATCCGCTacgccaacctgggcaacgtgcTCATCTTGCGCAGCGTCAGCACCGCGGTCTACAAGCGCTTCCCCAGCGCCCAGCACCTGGTGCAGGCAG GCTTTATGACCCCGGCAGAACACAAGCAGTTGGAGAAGCTGAGCTTACCACACAACATGTTCTGGGTGCCCTGGGTGTGGTTTGCCAACCTGTCAATGAAGGCGTGGCTTGGAGGTCGAATCCGGGACCCTATCCTGCTCCAGAGCCTGCTGAAC GAGATGAACACCTTGCGCACTCAGTGTGGACACCTGTATGCCTACGACTGGATTAGTATCCCACTGGTGTATACACAG GTGGTGACTGTGGCGGTATACAGCTTCTTCCTGACTTGTCTAGTTGGGCGGCAGTTTCTGAACCCGGCCAAGGCCTACCCTGGCCATGAGCTGGACCTCGTTGTGCCCGTCTTCACATTCCTGCAGTTCTTCTTCTATGTTGGCTGGTTGAAG GTGGCAGAGCAGCTCATCAACCCGTTTGGAGAGGACGATGATGATTTTGAGACCAACTGGATTGTCGACAGGAATTTGCAG GTGTCCCTGCTGGCTGTGGATGAGATGCACCAGGACCTGCCTCGGATGGAGCCAGACATGTACTGGAATGAGCCTGAGCCACACCCCCCCTACACAGCTGCTTCCGCCCAGTTCCGTCGAGCCTCCTTTATGGGCTCCACCTTCAACATCAG CCTGAACAAAgaggagatggagtttcagcCCAATCAGGAGGACAAAGAGGACGCTCACACTGGCATCATTGGCCGCTTCCTAGGGCTGCAGTCCCATGATCACCATCCTCCCGGGGCAAACTCAAGGACCAAACTACTGTGGCCCAAGAGGGAATCCCTTCTCCACGAGGGCCTGCCCAAAAACCACAAGGCAGTCAAACAGAACGTTAGGGGCCTGGAAGACAACAAGGCCTGGAAGCTTAAGGCTGTAGATGCCTTCAAGTCTGCCCCACTGTATCAGAGGCCAGGCTACTACAGTGCCCCACAGACGCCCCTCAGCCCCACTCCCATGTTCTTCCCCCCAGAACCATCAGTGCTGTCAAAGCTTCACAGTGTCACAGGCATAGACACCAAAGACAAAAGCCTAAAGACTGTGAGTTCTGGGGCCAAGAACAGTTCTGAATTGCTCTCAGGGAGCGATGGGGCCTTGATGGAGCACCCAGAAGTATCTCACGTGAGGAGGAAAACCGTGGAGTTTAACCTGACGGATATGCCAGAGATCCCCGAAAATCATCTCAAAGAACCTTTGGAACTATCAACAACCAACATACATGCTACACTAAAAGATCACGTGGATCCTTATTGGGCCTTGGAAAACAG GGATGAAGCACATTCCTAA
- the LOC105469429 gene encoding bestrophin-1 isoform X8 — translation MTITYTSQVANARLGSFSRLLLCWRGSIYKLLYGEFFIFLLCYYIIRFIYRLALTEEQQLMFEKLTLYCDSYIQLIPISFVLGFYVTLVVTRWWNQYENLPWPDRLMSLVSGFVEGKDEQGRLLRRTLIRYANLGNVLILRSVSTAVYKRFPSAQHLVQAGFMTPAEHKQLEKLSLPHNMFWVPWVWFANLSMKAWLGGRIRDPILLQSLLNEMNTLRTQCGHLYAYDWISIPLVYTQVVTVAVYSFFLTCLVGRQFLNPAKAYPGHELDLVVPVFTFLQFFFYVGWLKVAEQLINPFGEDDDDFETNWIVDRNLQVSLLAVDEMHQDLPRMEPDMYWNEPEPHPPYTAASAQFRRASFMGSTFNIRDEAHS, via the exons ATGACCATCACCTACACGAGCCAAGTGGCTAATGCCCGCTTAGGCTCCTTCTCCCGCCTGCTGCTGTGCTGGCGGGGCAGCATCTACAAGCTGCTGTATGGCGAGTTCTTCATCTTCCTGCTCTGCTACTACATCATCCGCTTTATTTATAG GCTGGCCCTCACAGAAGAGCAACAGCTGATGTTTGAGAAGCTGACTCTGTATTGCGACAGCTACATCCAGCTCATCCCCATTTCCTTCGTGCTGG GCTTCTACGTGACGCTGGTCGTGACCCGCTGGTGGAACCAGTACGAGAACCTGCCGTGGCCCGACCGCCTCATGAGCTTGGTGTCGGGCTTCGTCGAAGGCAAGGACGAGCAAGGCCGGCTGCTGCGGCGCACGCTCATCCGCTacgccaacctgggcaacgtgcTCATCTTGCGCAGCGTCAGCACCGCGGTCTACAAGCGCTTCCCCAGCGCCCAGCACCTGGTGCAGGCAG GCTTTATGACCCCGGCAGAACACAAGCAGTTGGAGAAGCTGAGCTTACCACACAACATGTTCTGGGTGCCCTGGGTGTGGTTTGCCAACCTGTCAATGAAGGCGTGGCTTGGAGGTCGAATCCGGGACCCTATCCTGCTCCAGAGCCTGCTGAAC GAGATGAACACCTTGCGCACTCAGTGTGGACACCTGTATGCCTACGACTGGATTAGTATCCCACTGGTGTATACACAG GTGGTGACTGTGGCGGTATACAGCTTCTTCCTGACTTGTCTAGTTGGGCGGCAGTTTCTGAACCCGGCCAAGGCCTACCCTGGCCATGAGCTGGACCTCGTTGTGCCCGTCTTCACATTCCTGCAGTTCTTCTTCTATGTTGGCTGGTTGAAG GTGGCAGAGCAGCTCATCAACCCGTTTGGAGAGGACGATGATGATTTTGAGACCAACTGGATTGTCGACAGGAATTTGCAG GTGTCCCTGCTGGCTGTGGATGAGATGCACCAGGACCTGCCTCGGATGGAGCCAGACATGTACTGGAATGAGCCTGAGCCACACCCCCCCTACACAGCTGCTTCCGCCCAGTTCCGTCGAGCCTCCTTTATGGGCTCCACCTTCAACATCAG GGATGAAGCACATTCCTAA
- the LOC105469429 gene encoding bestrophin-1 isoform X3: MTITYTSQVANARLGSFSRLLLCWRGSIYKLLYGEFFIFLLCYYIIRFIYRLALTEEQQLMFEKLTLYCDSYIQLIPISFVLGFYVTLVVTRWWNQYENLPWPDRLMSLVSGFVEGKDEQGRLLRRTLIRYANLGNVLILRSVSTAVYKRFPSAQHLVQAGFMTPAEHKQLEKLSLPHNMFWVPWVWFANLSMKAWLGGRIRDPILLQSLLNEMNTLRTQCGHLYAYDWISIPLVYTQVAEQLINPFGEDDDDFETNWIVDRNLQVSLLAVDEMHQDLPRMEPDMYWNEPEPHPPYTAASAQFRRASFMGSTFNISLNKEEMEFQPNQEDKEDAHTGIIGRFLGLQSHDHHPPGANSRTKLLWPKRESLLHEGLPKNHKAVKQNVRGLEDNKAWKLKAVDAFKSAPLYQRPGYYSAPQTPLSPTPMFFPPEPSVLSKLHSVTGIDTKDKSLKTVSSGAKNSSELLSGSDGALMEHPEVSHVRRKTVEFNLTDMPEIPENHLKEPLELSTTNIHATLKDHVDPYWALENRDEAHS, from the exons ATGACCATCACCTACACGAGCCAAGTGGCTAATGCCCGCTTAGGCTCCTTCTCCCGCCTGCTGCTGTGCTGGCGGGGCAGCATCTACAAGCTGCTGTATGGCGAGTTCTTCATCTTCCTGCTCTGCTACTACATCATCCGCTTTATTTATAG GCTGGCCCTCACAGAAGAGCAACAGCTGATGTTTGAGAAGCTGACTCTGTATTGCGACAGCTACATCCAGCTCATCCCCATTTCCTTCGTGCTGG GCTTCTACGTGACGCTGGTCGTGACCCGCTGGTGGAACCAGTACGAGAACCTGCCGTGGCCCGACCGCCTCATGAGCTTGGTGTCGGGCTTCGTCGAAGGCAAGGACGAGCAAGGCCGGCTGCTGCGGCGCACGCTCATCCGCTacgccaacctgggcaacgtgcTCATCTTGCGCAGCGTCAGCACCGCGGTCTACAAGCGCTTCCCCAGCGCCCAGCACCTGGTGCAGGCAG GCTTTATGACCCCGGCAGAACACAAGCAGTTGGAGAAGCTGAGCTTACCACACAACATGTTCTGGGTGCCCTGGGTGTGGTTTGCCAACCTGTCAATGAAGGCGTGGCTTGGAGGTCGAATCCGGGACCCTATCCTGCTCCAGAGCCTGCTGAAC GAGATGAACACCTTGCGCACTCAGTGTGGACACCTGTATGCCTACGACTGGATTAGTATCCCACTGGTGTATACACAG GTGGCAGAGCAGCTCATCAACCCGTTTGGAGAGGACGATGATGATTTTGAGACCAACTGGATTGTCGACAGGAATTTGCAG GTGTCCCTGCTGGCTGTGGATGAGATGCACCAGGACCTGCCTCGGATGGAGCCAGACATGTACTGGAATGAGCCTGAGCCACACCCCCCCTACACAGCTGCTTCCGCCCAGTTCCGTCGAGCCTCCTTTATGGGCTCCACCTTCAACATCAG CCTGAACAAAgaggagatggagtttcagcCCAATCAGGAGGACAAAGAGGACGCTCACACTGGCATCATTGGCCGCTTCCTAGGGCTGCAGTCCCATGATCACCATCCTCCCGGGGCAAACTCAAGGACCAAACTACTGTGGCCCAAGAGGGAATCCCTTCTCCACGAGGGCCTGCCCAAAAACCACAAGGCAGTCAAACAGAACGTTAGGGGCCTGGAAGACAACAAGGCCTGGAAGCTTAAGGCTGTAGATGCCTTCAAGTCTGCCCCACTGTATCAGAGGCCAGGCTACTACAGTGCCCCACAGACGCCCCTCAGCCCCACTCCCATGTTCTTCCCCCCAGAACCATCAGTGCTGTCAAAGCTTCACAGTGTCACAGGCATAGACACCAAAGACAAAAGCCTAAAGACTGTGAGTTCTGGGGCCAAGAACAGTTCTGAATTGCTCTCAGGGAGCGATGGGGCCTTGATGGAGCACCCAGAAGTATCTCACGTGAGGAGGAAAACCGTGGAGTTTAACCTGACGGATATGCCAGAGATCCCCGAAAATCATCTCAAAGAACCTTTGGAACTATCAACAACCAACATACATGCTACACTAAAAGATCACGTGGATCCTTATTGGGCCTTGGAAAACAG GGATGAAGCACATTCCTAA
- the LOC105469429 gene encoding bestrophin-1 isoform X5: protein MTITYTSQVANARLGSFSRLLLCWRGSIYKLLYGEFFIFLLCYYIIRFIYRLALTEEQQLMFEKLTLYCDSYIQLIPISFVLGFMTPAEHKQLEKLSLPHNMFWVPWVWFANLSMKAWLGGRIRDPILLQSLLNEMNTLRTQCGHLYAYDWISIPLVYTQVVTVAVYSFFLTCLVGRQFLNPAKAYPGHELDLVVPVFTFLQFFFYVGWLKVAEQLINPFGEDDDDFETNWIVDRNLQVSLLAVDEMHQDLPRMEPDMYWNEPEPHPPYTAASAQFRRASFMGSTFNISLNKEEMEFQPNQEDKEDAHTGIIGRFLGLQSHDHHPPGANSRTKLLWPKRESLLHEGLPKNHKAVKQNVRGLEDNKAWKLKAVDAFKSAPLYQRPGYYSAPQTPLSPTPMFFPPEPSVLSKLHSVTGIDTKDKSLKTVSSGAKNSSELLSGSDGALMEHPEVSHVRRKTVEFNLTDMPEIPENHLKEPLELSTTNIHATLKDHVDPYWALENRDEAHS, encoded by the exons ATGACCATCACCTACACGAGCCAAGTGGCTAATGCCCGCTTAGGCTCCTTCTCCCGCCTGCTGCTGTGCTGGCGGGGCAGCATCTACAAGCTGCTGTATGGCGAGTTCTTCATCTTCCTGCTCTGCTACTACATCATCCGCTTTATTTATAG GCTGGCCCTCACAGAAGAGCAACAGCTGATGTTTGAGAAGCTGACTCTGTATTGCGACAGCTACATCCAGCTCATCCCCATTTCCTTCGTGCTGG GCTTTATGACCCCGGCAGAACACAAGCAGTTGGAGAAGCTGAGCTTACCACACAACATGTTCTGGGTGCCCTGGGTGTGGTTTGCCAACCTGTCAATGAAGGCGTGGCTTGGAGGTCGAATCCGGGACCCTATCCTGCTCCAGAGCCTGCTGAAC GAGATGAACACCTTGCGCACTCAGTGTGGACACCTGTATGCCTACGACTGGATTAGTATCCCACTGGTGTATACACAG GTGGTGACTGTGGCGGTATACAGCTTCTTCCTGACTTGTCTAGTTGGGCGGCAGTTTCTGAACCCGGCCAAGGCCTACCCTGGCCATGAGCTGGACCTCGTTGTGCCCGTCTTCACATTCCTGCAGTTCTTCTTCTATGTTGGCTGGTTGAAG GTGGCAGAGCAGCTCATCAACCCGTTTGGAGAGGACGATGATGATTTTGAGACCAACTGGATTGTCGACAGGAATTTGCAG GTGTCCCTGCTGGCTGTGGATGAGATGCACCAGGACCTGCCTCGGATGGAGCCAGACATGTACTGGAATGAGCCTGAGCCACACCCCCCCTACACAGCTGCTTCCGCCCAGTTCCGTCGAGCCTCCTTTATGGGCTCCACCTTCAACATCAG CCTGAACAAAgaggagatggagtttcagcCCAATCAGGAGGACAAAGAGGACGCTCACACTGGCATCATTGGCCGCTTCCTAGGGCTGCAGTCCCATGATCACCATCCTCCCGGGGCAAACTCAAGGACCAAACTACTGTGGCCCAAGAGGGAATCCCTTCTCCACGAGGGCCTGCCCAAAAACCACAAGGCAGTCAAACAGAACGTTAGGGGCCTGGAAGACAACAAGGCCTGGAAGCTTAAGGCTGTAGATGCCTTCAAGTCTGCCCCACTGTATCAGAGGCCAGGCTACTACAGTGCCCCACAGACGCCCCTCAGCCCCACTCCCATGTTCTTCCCCCCAGAACCATCAGTGCTGTCAAAGCTTCACAGTGTCACAGGCATAGACACCAAAGACAAAAGCCTAAAGACTGTGAGTTCTGGGGCCAAGAACAGTTCTGAATTGCTCTCAGGGAGCGATGGGGCCTTGATGGAGCACCCAGAAGTATCTCACGTGAGGAGGAAAACCGTGGAGTTTAACCTGACGGATATGCCAGAGATCCCCGAAAATCATCTCAAAGAACCTTTGGAACTATCAACAACCAACATACATGCTACACTAAAAGATCACGTGGATCCTTATTGGGCCTTGGAAAACAG GGATGAAGCACATTCCTAA